TATTTCATACTTTACATATAAAAAATCCATTAATTAATGCTGaaacaaatactactactaccttTCATTGTACAAGCTACAATAATTTAGCAGTCTTTTCATTTCCCATATTTTATGCTGTCTCTAAACCTGTAGTTTTGATCTTGAGTCCCTCTCTCAGGCCTGGAAACTACTATAACAGACTAATGTTCAGGCTAAAAGTGAACAAATATTACAagacaaaataaattattttgatCTTAAAGCTGCAAACTTCATGTTTTTCACAAGACATTTAAATCGTCCACCTTGACTGTCATCGCGAGTGTTGATATCTAACAGCGATTCCTGATAATATAATCAGTCTTCCCAAGCTTATTAATGAATAGCTGATAGATTCAATTACTTGCTTCTTATATTACCGTCTTTACTGTGTTCAGCCAACAAGAACAGACTTTACAGTTAGTGAAGCATGAGTGAAAATGACCATAGAATTACCTCAGCTCTGCCAGTTCTGCCTGGTATCCAAGGACATCTTTTTCACACTGTTGCTTGTAAGCATGTGCTTGTTGTAGTGCCCTCTGTTGGTCATCATATTTCTGCTTCAGCTCCACCAGCTCGGCATTTTGAGATCGCAAATTTCCAACCTCCTTaagctggaagaaaaaaaagagagatttgctTGAAAATctataagagaaaaaaaaaaatgctgtaaagagTCTTTACAGTAAAGAGTCTGTCCCATTGCTTCAAGCCATCCCCTTATATTTTGTAGTGTAAGTGAACAAACTCCAATTGATCTTCACTAAGGgggctttcacactggcagtttgGTCCGAATCAGAGCATGGTTCGCATGAAAAATTGGTAACATCAAAAGAGgtcatgtggaccaggaagtACACCGCGGTACTGAACTGGAGACTACTTGGAAGAAGAGGTCCGAGAGGTTGCAAATTCTGTTAAAGTGAACATGCTTGGGTCTGCACTTGTTTAGCTAACAAAGTAACCTATGCACATATTTTAGCCAATGACATCAATAATTTATCCAAAACTTTCTACACAATGAGTGGCAGAGGACCACTGTGGGACAAAGAAGAGGTAAGGTGCCCTGCTGCACACAACAgccccaaaaaaaataaaaaataaaatatggtcGACATGGTTGTGTTCACAAATGCACCAGGGTTCAATAAAATTTAGTCATTCTGAATTTAGGCCAGTGCTTGCAGGGGCAATTGCAGTCTGATTCGGACTGCGGCAAACATGCCGAGTATGCAAACCACCCAAATCTCAGTGAAGAATAACATCAACAGTACAGATGGAAACAGAGCCCTTCCCAAGCCTGGTGCTCAAGAGACGGAAGAAAGGGGACAGTTTTTTTTGGTTCAGATTTAGTTCAGGTCATTTTGAACCAAAAAAGGTAAGAGACAAAATCCCATGCTCTCAGCACATCCAAGTGAAGCCATACCAAAGCACACCAACCAGAGCAGACTTGCATGCCCTTAGCAAAAGCCCACATGCCACAACTACCACTGAATCTAATCACAGACATAGCCTAGGACTCACCAGGCCATCTTTCTCAGTCTGAAGGGCACCAACAGTGACGCTAAGGTTATTCGAATCCTCCGATTTGACAGACTTGAGTGGTTCAGCGCTTGTTTGCTGTCTATATTCGACTTCCTTCTTGGCCTTCCTGAGTTCCTCCATCAGTCTGTCTCGGTCAGACTGAAGACTGACCATCGCTTTCGAAAATGAATTAACCTGTCTGCTAAAGGAGCTCTTCTCCAGCGACGCCTGTTTAAGCTGGGCCTCTTTCTCGGACACAGCTTGTGAAAGGTCGTTCACCAGCGCCGATAATTTGGAATGTGGACTTTTGCTTTCCAGAGCCAGAAGCTTTTGGACCAGAATGTTCTTTTCTGTAGCAAGAGCTGATATTTCAGAGGTGGAGTCATTCAGCTGACGCTCAAATTTATTCATGGATGCTGTAGCTTCCCTGAGTTCTTCATCGTATCTGCTGCGTAGAATCTTGAACTCGTCGATGAGCTGATCCCGGTCATTTTGCAGTGCTGCCATGGCTTTCCCGAGTGATTCGTTCTGAGATTTCAGATTCTTGTTTtggcttttagcttcggacaaATCCTGCTCTGCTTGCATAAGCTCTCTGGCCAAATCTGCAACCCTCTGATCTGCAGTTTCTCTCTCGGTtctcattaaattaaattcacgCTCAAAAGCGTTTAGTTCTTGGTTGTACTTATCTTCAGCCTCAGTCaattttctctcacactctttgaCTGTTTCCTTTAGGCTCCTGTTTAAGTCATCTGCAGCCACTTTTTGGGCGAACAACTTTTGCTGAAGTTCGTTACATTCAGAAGCTTTTGCTGCTATGGCTTGCTGCAAATCAGCAATAACTTTACTCTCATTTGTCTCCCGTCTCTCCTTCTGTAAGGCTGATAAACTGTCTTGCAGTTCTTGCACCTGAGAATGTAGTTTAGCGTTTTCTTCTTTTAAGGCTTTGATTTCCTCTGCTTCCTTCTGTACCTCTAGGAGGGCATCACGATGATGCAGTTCTGCAGTTCGTTTTTggttctcaaggtttcttatgGAATCCTGCTGCTTTTTGAGGAGATCCTTGAGCTGGTTGTCTTTAAGGGATAACACCTGGTTTAAATCCTCTCTGTATCTGATAAGCTGAGCTTTGAGCATAGCATTCTCTGAATTGAGATCATCCATTTGATGAAGAAGCGTTCTGATCTCTTGTTTTAAGCTCTTGGTCACACTCTCGGCAGATTCTTCTTTACCCTGTTCCTTAATCTGCTTTAATTCCGATGTCAAATGTTCTTTTTCAGCTTGCAAAGACAATACCGAGTTCCTTAAAGTGGCAATATTTATTACCATCTGTTCCTTCTCCTGAGCACATCTGTCCGATCTGACCTGAAGACTTCGGACTTTACTTTCTAAAGCCTTCGCTTCTTTCTCAGAACTTTCTTGCTTGGTATAGAGAGCAGTCAATCTGTCCTCATACCCTGCTAACTGAGCACGATGATTAGCCTGAAGCTGCTCCAGATACCCTGACAACTGTCCATCTTTCGAGGATAACAAAGAGGATATCTCTGAATCTTTGCTCTGAATCAGAGATTTCAAGTGCAATGAAATGGCTTCTTGTCTCTCCAAGTCAACTAGAAGTTTGCTGTACTGGGCCTGGACTACAAGGAGCTCAGATTCTTTGTCTGCTAACATTTTAGATGAGTGCTCAAGACTGGACTTTACTTGGGAAATGGAATATTTTTGCTCTTCGACTTGTTTCACAAGCGTGCTTTTATCGTTTACTAACCTCTCGATTAAGGCACTTTGTTCGGCAGACCGTTTGGTAAGTATCTCGAGGTTTTGATGGAGTTCAGTATTGCTTGCACGCATTACAAAGAGCTGCCTCTGGTGTGCTGCAGCTGCAACCGAATATTCGTTCAAAGTCCTCTCCAATTTCCTGTTGGTAATCTGCATATCATTTAGCACCCTGACTTTCTCCCTATTGTCCTCTGACAGTTGAGTAATAACCAAGCTTTGTTCAAGAAGCTGGCTATCCTTATCGTGCAAGACCTTCTTAAACACATTGTCCCACTGCTCTGCAGCGTTGCCAGTGTTTGGGTCTACACTTAACACCGCTAGCTTGGCCGAATTggtctctgcttctctctgcaGGGTTTTAAGCTGCAAATCTTTAGACTCAGCCTGTTTGTGTAAGGACATAATAACTTGAGTTTCCCGGTTATTCTGCTCTTGCAAGTCGTTGATCTGCTTCTGCAGCTCAGATCGCTGTTCTTTCAAAAGGGCTTGCTGCTGTTCCGCCATTTTTTCCAAGGACTTCTCCTTTTCTGCCGACTCAAATTCGGACCGTTCTTGCCCCTCTGCAAGTTTCTGCTCAAGTACATCCTTCTCAGAAGTTACTCTAGACAGTTCCTTTCTGGTCTCGTTGAGAAGGTTTTTATGCGTTTTGAGTTCTTTTTCAAGACTCCCATTCTCCTTCTGCAAATCTGTGACCTTGTCAGTCATGTCTCTGAGCTCCTTCTGTACTTGCTGTTGCTGGGTCTCAGAGTGCTTTAGAGACCTTTCCAGATTCAGAATCAGCTCCTGATATTTAATACAATCTTGTTGTAGCTGGTTGAGCTCTTGATGCTTCTCTTTTAGCAGCTCTTGTAGTTCCTTCTTCATGTTTTTAGAACCTTCGGTGCCTCTTTGCAACACTTTGAGCTTCTCTTCAAATTCTTTCACGAGCTTCAAGTGCAACTGTTCCTTTTCTTGACAAACCTTTGCCTTGTCCTCTTTGACTTCCAGTAGCTGAGCTGAGAGCTGCAATTTTTGTGTTTGCAAGACATTGAGTGCCTCGGTCAATTCGTCAATTCTTTCAGAATTTTTCAGAAGCACGGTCTCCAAATATTCGTTTTCGTTTTTTACTTTATCGGATGTCTCTTGGACGTTCTCGAGTTCCTCTTGCAGCATACATTTATCATCGTCCAAAATCTTAACCTTTTCACTTAGGTTTATGGtttcttgtgtgtttttctcgATCACCTGCTTAAGATCCGACAGAATTTTGTCCCGCTCGCATATTTCTCTTTTGTGGTTTGACTTCTCCTTTTCTAGAAGCGCAATCATTTCAATATGCACTGCTAAATCTGTTTTCTGGGTCTCTATTTGTGCTGCAAAATTTTCATTCAAACTAAGAGCCTCTCTTAATTTGACCTGCAGACCGCTTTCATTGAATTCCGACTCCTTGTGCCACTTCTCAAGAGATAAGCTTGTTTCTTTGAGTTCCTTTGCTAAGATCTGGTTCTCTTGCTGAAGTTCGCACATCTGTCCTCTGAGCTCCTCTGACAACTCTTGAAGGGACTTGATCTCACTTTCCAACCTACTATTTCTTAAAGTCAATTCGTTGACCGTGCATTTTTGTTTGTCATCAAAAGACAGCAGGTCTTTTCTTATCTTTTCATTTTCTGCCTCAAGCTCCTCGATCTTTTGTTGCTTCACCTTGGCAAActttctcattttttctttcattttgtcaTTCTCTTCCTCTAATTCAGCAATCTGCTTATCAAGAATGTCTCTTTCAGATTCATATTTGTGAGACTTTACAAGagcttcctgtctctctctcttagcaCCTTCAAGAAGCTGCCTCATCTTGTCCATTTCACTGCTAACATTCTCATAAGCTTGGAGGAGAGATTCATATTCCTGCTTCAAATCGGCATGCTTGGACTTCCATTCGGACAGCTCCTCGGTTTGCGAGTCTTTAAGGGACTCCAGTTGACACGAGAATGCTTGCTTCTGTTGGGTGATGTTCTCGATTGTGAGTTTAAGGCTTTCACAGGCTGCTGATAGGTTGTGATTGTCGCTCAGGATTCGCTCAACATCCCTGGCGAGGTTCTGCTTTTCAGCACTTAACTTGGAAATGTTACTTTCCAATTTATTTTTCTGCTGTCTGAGGTCAGAAACAACACTTTCTAGAGATGACAGATCACTTTGCACATGGTCATTCTTCGATTGTAGTTTCTGGATTTCTTCCGTGAAGGCCCGGTTCTCCTTCAAAAGCTCCTTGCGAGAAATCAAAGCGGCTTGTAGTTTTTTTGTTAGCTGATCTACTGTCTTATTGTCTCCAATATCTGCTGGTTTCTGTTGCCGCTCACTGACTTCCATTCTCATTTTTTCCATCTCGACCTCATGGAGATGAATTTGCCTCTGAAGTTGTTGTTCTAGAGCAGATATGAGTGCCTCCTTTTCTGAAAGCAGAGACTGGAACGCTCCCTCTTTAAAAGGGGATTGCTGTTCACGAGTCACGTTCGAGTTTTCAGATGGTACAGATTGCTTATGGTCTGATGCCTTGTCAGTAAATTCGGTCTTAACTAAAAGCTCCTTGTTTTGTGTTTCAAGTTGCTTCAGCTGTGACTCAAGTTGTGTGTAATCCTGTTTGGACTTTTCAAAGTCCACCATGcagctctctttttctctctgtagtcTTTCTGTTTCCAAATGCAGTTGCTCAACTTCAGATTTTGCTTCTTGCCACTGGGAATGTTCTTCAGAAACTTTCTGCTGAGCTATGGATAATTCATTCTGCAAAGCTTGCAGTTCTTCTGATCTCTCTGTGACCATTTGTAAGGTGGACTCCAGCTCTGCTGCTATGCTGTCTCTTTCACTACGAAGTTTTTCTATTTCATTCTGCATCGCGATTCTTTTGCATTCTTCACCTTCAGCTGCCTTTACAGTCAATTTTAGCTCTTCAAAAGATGCCAATTGATTCTGATGCTCAGACTGAAGCCTGGTCATACCTTCCTTAAACTGCTCAAGTTGTCTTTCAGCTGTTTGAATGTAGAAATGTTGGCGCTCAATTTCTTGGTTCTTCTCGTGGATCTCTTTGACAAGTTGAGATCTTTCAAACGCTGACTTCTTAACCATTTCATTGGATTGTTCCTCCAGTTTAAGCAGTAGTTCATCTTTATGGGCCATTTCATATGTGACCTTTTCTAATTTCTGTTTATAACACTCTAACTCTTCATGAAGTACATACGACCGTGCTTCTTCAAAGGACGCATTAAGAGTATCTAATTGATTTTGATGGTCAGACTGGAGCTTGGTCAGGCTTTGTTGCAGGTCTTTAAGTTTCTGTTCAGTAGTTTGGATGTAAGCCTTTTGCTTTGcaatttcatcatttttctctGTGATTTCTTTAGCAAGTTCAGATCTTTGTTCTGCTATTTCTTTAGACTGTTCCTGCAAGCTGAAGAGTAATTCATCTTTACGAGCCAATTCCGATTTTACATTTTCCAAATCTTGTTTAAGACGCTCCAGCTCTTCAAGAACTGATGATGTCTGTGCTGATTGTGTTTCCAAGGACTCTCGTAAATGCTGCATGgctgtttctctttcttcaaTGCCTCCCTCTAAGGCCTCTACTTTGTCTTGCAGACATTTAAAATTCTGAAGTGCACATTCTAGGTCTTGAACTTTGAGATCATAGCCTGATTGGACAGCTATAAACTTCTGTGTTTGCTGGTTGTGGTTCTCCTGAAGAGATGTGAAGTTGGCCTTGAGCTCACAAAGCTCGTCATTTAacattttctgattttcttGAGATTTTTTGCGGGCCAACAGTGCAGCTTGAGCTTTCTTCTGAAGCTcggatttctctctctttaccttGGCCAACTCGCTTTCTAATTCTTCAGTATGATGTGACCTCTCGCTTCCTGCATCCTTGTCGGTCGTGCTGATGTCTTTCTCAAGTTGCTCGAGTTTGGCCACCAATTTCAGCTTCTCATTCTCAAACGCAGCATCTTTTTCACTGCTGGTAATTTGAAGCTGGTCAATTAAAAGCCTCTGTTCTTCTAGTTTCTGGAGGGTGGAGCTCAAATTTTCCTTCTGCTCCTCAAGTCTACATTGTAAACAATTAGCACTGTCTTCCATTTGCACTATGGTCTGCTCTTTTTCTGATATAACCAGCAACAACTCATTGATTTTACTGTCTTTATCCTTTAACTGCTGACTAAGTTCAGAAACAGTTGTATCGTGTTCTTTTTTGAGAGAGTTTGTTTGTGTCCTTAGATCTTCCAATTTCTCCTGCAAAGCTGAAACTTCTACTTCGTCCTCTGCACTTTTTGCATGTTGTTTCTCATGCTCCTCTATTTTTTTTAGCAACTCTTTTCTGACAACAAGCGCTGCCTGGAGCTTTTTCTTCATGGCCTCTTTTTCTTTAGTTACTTTGGAGATTTCAATTTTAAGTTCATTGTTGTCTTTAACCAAagcattgttttctgtttctttattttccatttGACTTTGATAAAGAGACAGATTTGCTTTTGTCTCTTCCAGTTGTGAAATCAGATTGTTGATCCGCTCCTCATGTTTTATCCTTTCATTTGAAGCAGATGCTACCACTTGTGTTATTGACGTGTCCTTCACTTTTAGCTGCTGGCTGAGTGCAGTGAGAAGTTCTTTCTGCTGACTGATCTGAATGCTCATAAAACTGAGTTCATCATCTTTCTTTTGGATAAGTGCACTGTGTTTCAAACTAGCCTCGTTGAGCATTTCGGATTTCTGGATCTCTGCCCTGAGTTTTTCTTCGAGCTCTTTAATACTTTCCGACAATAAAGCGATCTTGCCTTCACTCTCACTTTTATTGTCTAGACCCTCGACATGCCTTTGCTCTAGCTCCCTATTCAGCTCGGCTAACTCCTTCTTAAAGGAAGAGTCTCGAGATTGAGTGTCTTCTTGTAGCTGTTTAATTGTGGACTGCAAGGAAACTCGTTCTTCTCTGAAAGCCAATTCTATATCTGACATGCACTGTGTTAAACGAGATACCTCCTTCTGAGCAAACTCTTGACTTTCTACCAATTCCTTGAGCTCTATTTGTTTATCATGTAAGGCCTGTCTTAATTCGATATTCTCCCTGTCCTTTGCTTGAACGGTGGATGCAATCTCCTCTAATTTGCTTCTACTCATTAAAGCATCCAGTTCTTTTTCCTTAAGCCTCTCTGAGCCCTGTTCAATAGCCAGTGTGGCTTCGGCTaacttttcatttaaatgatcTAGGTCCTGTTTCAGAGCATGAACTTTACTGTCTTTGGAAGTCAGTTCATGTTCGATTTCTTCGAGCTGCTTAGTGAGGACATTCTTAGCCTGCGTTTCCCTATCAAGCACTGAAAGCCACTCTTTTTCAGACTCTTGAAGAGTTTGTTCAACTCTCCGAACTTCTGATTTCAGTCCGGTGATAATATCATCTTTGGCACTAACCTGGACCTGGAGTTGCTCCATCTCTGTCTTCATTCTCTCCATGCTACTGTACTGCTGCTGACTTTGAAGCTGCAGCTGTTCTTGTGTCCTCTGAATCTCATAACTGTAATTCCTACTGAATGCCTCTTTTTCCAGAACTAACTCATGgacctcctcttccttctttgTCCTTTCACTGTTGACTCGATCTAGCTCCTGCTTGGTCAAACGGTTTTCCTCTTGCAGTTTCTTGCACAGCTCATTCATTTTCTGCATCTCTGACATGGCATGCTCTGTATGCTTTACCTGAGCAGTGTATTGACTATTAATAGCATGCAGAGCCAATTCCCTTTGCTCAAGGCTCTCAGTCAGGGAATTAACCTGGGCTGCAACTTGAAGGTGTTGTTCCTTTAACCTCTCGATTTCTATAGTCAGGGCACTGGCGTTCATCTGCTGGGAAACTAACGTATCATCCTTTTGCTTCAAAACTTCAGCATTAAACAATCGCAGCTGTTGGACCTCATTCTGCAAAGTCGACGACTCCTGCTGAAGGGCGTGAATTTGTCCGTCTCGCTCGCTTATTGTCCAGTTGAGGTTCGACAATTCTTCGTTCTTTTGGGACAGCAGATTCTTGGCTTCTTGAAATTCTTCCACTTGAAAAGCAAATTTATCCTGAAGGTTTGTTAAGGCACTTTGCTTCTCCTCTATTGCTATGGAAAGCCTTGAAGACTCTTGCTTTAGGGCTTGAGTTTGACTCTGCAGCTCAGACACTAGTTCTGTACTTTCCATAAACTGACTCTTCAACAAATCAGCCTCTTCAGCCTTCCTCTGAAGATCCTGAAGAGCTTTAGTTTGATCCACCACAGTGGAAGTGCTTTCAACAAGGGCTGCTTTGAGTCTTGATACCTCTGCAGCCTGCTCAATGAGATTGATGTTCAACAGTGAAACCAATTCTGTCAACTGGGACAACTCTAGTCTTAAGTTGTCATTTTCTAACTCTTTGCCTTTCATGGTTTCAGTCAGGCTGCTGAGCTCTGCAGTGTGTTTAGATATAGTGTCAAGATGGGCCTGATCCTTCTCAGCTTGTGTGGCCCTGAGTTGTGCGATCTCTGAGGATATGCCCTGTGCTTCACTAGTCAGTTGGGAAATGGTGTCTT
The sequence above is drawn from the Hemibagrus wyckioides isolate EC202008001 linkage group LG04, SWU_Hwy_1.0, whole genome shotgun sequence genome and encodes:
- the si:ch211-220f16.2 gene encoding golgin subfamily B member 1 isoform X2, producing MLKWFGSDDAGSSPGAGEGAVKPSFSEETERLAQMEQLVSQLKEMIREKDAALHTKDEQLKAEKEACEAKLSKMRLQNKAKVTSLNSQLEELRKRQGEPPQLKRSGSGESGESEHTGASRGKILLLKKKVEDLEQQLAQRNQELNLKTKELEGQRERGAEMDAMLVEKDKRLAEKEDYIIHLQMGLGGEKSDKTVEQIAPVNKEAALQELEMLVQNLTKKVGDGEEKYSLLKEQNDSFRELLVTERAQFEEKENMYKQNIQTFKDIILQKDNRLTEMSQLHEQELFKLAAKSDASADLEQLLKALKQKLHEKEEVLLGKTQVIDVLQGEVDGRDRQIQDLNERLRRLQSEKENLQSKMDAEKHIMRTQVRDLMQKHQEELKRVTEKYEHEMSEKQMMSMSSTSVTTSLDLPVDPSINQRLSDLEAQVKLKAEEASKSEAKFLKMKAWSKSRIRQLEDELKKAQCENAAPDVAALRARVSELEEEREELLCKLEQYDELKAKNDVLEAKLVVYEEQQRKMQADLEQVTKRAASQASESGSMDDAQSQVMEWQDMMTMVAEAEAARNQIREEKNVLEIRMSHIEEEREALANRQRELEEELAQARGLRPQKGKKMGSSGPRNLQEDFEFNNRSPFPDSHNPSGSITPMEGENMGEGLRSVVEELELERNQLQEQILGLEERCQDLEDRLQLQARIESLQVTFDVDEGGRPFWVSQNESEKLQAQLSSLRSQQSRDAEKHQLLVTSLNEQLKGLSSTQECLESSLMEKEQTLAQTSEKLELIDSLRDALKQKEEQHKDVADKLLQTENNLSEVTKKCSTFEKQCTEMKETVADLMQKLNVLKEKTQRQEATIESLQSDLDQTTDELDKLNTTHLEERSQLIHDLQSCEREIDTLKDVIVDKDKEISALSGNMVEYAEQIQELKQEIRHKEEDLVRIESVLVKAEQEARIIRESQSSDQHSLNMKIAELTEQLRVTENDLSEARKEKEAKLNETKELLSQLEENKLKIQDLNMEIQKLNTSQRAHLTECETQISSLKEQMLAATQKLQDSEDVLAQLKEMRNSNEKLKEQILDREQTHEKEMKSLKEERNKLLADVTKYNNELQSLSSQLQAQVECQEQVKLGVEEKLVTIMSLEEKLRIVQEKAEEEKKALQKELAGKTKTISKQDVKLKSLKDEILVLQKSLEEISQTQTQHLQESQEKMDVVQNQNVSLQSRVDDLTKENHALKQEVENKAQLLQQVSEEKVILLRKTEELESQQVEKGKMVEDLIKDKEKLNDQATELEQSKQSLSEHLLEKTGECSQLKESLEISNELAGRLQSQIEALNTQVDQLNCKISENERALGEKSIQIDTQLSQIMQLQESLNSGESEKDSLLQQQASQFASLQSELLQQRSLSSTLQTECDSLKEECTQLRQSLQEQNTALSNKAHECQSHLNDLDKRNASLSSLSSELGTMNELNAKLEAENGDMKKSLEELHASNKNLTEEITLRQANIIELHNNIQVLSTQTLQIRALYENKEKELAELSQVVSEMDKKVATTLEEKGNLASQISILTEQNSIIQKEQEELVKEKSLLNDKLSGFEMQHAENRKIIEGLLKDKEEFSKTVKQTQEALLEKTTECEALSRQLQESKESINHLNEQLKMSDSQHNIRFAEKDQVNSELRKQLVGYQDQLTQLQETLSLLQEQGSALKSGLLEKDAVLQQQSKECSSLQSELNHQRELSTNLQTENEKLKGECSQLLQDLRAKESECCNHTDELNKRNESLVSLSSQLATTNDNVAKLLLDNEHLKCSLESHLAESATLKQELSQKQVELGKLQDNVQALNKANSTLEAEFQKSEREISTRQEEIWALQNLLSNRDANFTCLTQQLATEHSKAESLHLELQQKEESFKQQETFLSQLQVRFESGEDQISQKMETIAELQRDAQNLQRSLQEKDVLLLKKDQELTQLNEKITADLEARIKSDMEVISKLQGDLQVLLEKNDNLSSALAEKDALLKNEAEKQLSTKANTAKLEDTISQLTSEAQGISSEIAQLRATQAEKDQAHLDTISKHTAELSSLTETMKGKELENDNLRLELSQLTELVSLLNINLIEQAAEVSRLKAALVESTSTVVDQTKALQDLQRKAEEADLLKSQFMESTELVSELQSQTQALKQESSRLSIAIEEKQSALTNLQDKFAFQVEEFQEAKNLLSQKNEELSNLNWTISERDGQIHALQQESSTLQNEVQQLRLFNAEVLKQKDDTLVSQQMNASALTIEIERLKEQHLQVAAQVNSLTESLEQRELALHAINSQYTAQVKHTEHAMSEMQKMNELCKKLQEENRLTKQELDRVNSERTKKEEEVHELVLEKEAFSRNYSYEIQRTQEQLQLQSQQQYSSMERMKTEMEQLQVQVSAKDDIITGLKSEVRRVEQTLQESEKEWLSVLDRETQAKNVLTKQLEEIEHELTSKDSKVHALKQDLDHLNEKLAEATLAIEQGSERLKEKELDALMSRSKLEEIASTVQAKDRENIELRQALHDKQIELKELVESQEFAQKEVSRLTQCMSDIELAFREERVSLQSTIKQLQEDTQSRDSSFKKELAELNRELEQRHVEGLDNKSESEGKIALLSESIKELEEKLRAEIQKSEMLNEASLKHSALIQKKDDELSFMSIQISQQKELLTALSQQLKVKDTSITQVVASASNERIKHEERINNLISQLEETKANLSLYQSQMENKETENNALVKDNNELKIEISKVTKEKEAMKKKLQAALVVRKELLKKIEEHEKQHAKSAEDEVEVSALQEKLEDLRTQTNSLKKEHDTTVSELSQQLKDKDSKINELLLVISEKEQTIVQMEDSANCLQCRLEEQKENLSSTLQKLEEQRLLIDQLQITSSEKDAAFENEKLKLVAKLEQLEKDISTTDKDAGSERSHHTEELESELAKVKREKSELQKKAQAALLARKKSQENQKMLNDELCELKANFTSLQENHNQQTQKFIAVQSGYDLKVQDLECALQNFKCLQDKVEALEGGIEERETAMQHLRESLETQSAQTSSVLEELERLKQDLENVKSELARKDELLFSLQEQSKEIAEQRSELAKEITEKNDEIAKQKAYIQTTEQKLKDLQQSLTKLQSDHQNQLDTLNASFEEARSYVLHEELECYKQKLEKVTYEMAHKDELLLKLEEQSNEMVKKSAFERSQLVKEIHEKNQEIERQHFYIQTAERQLEQFKEGMTRLQSEHQNQLASFEELKLTVKAAEGEECKRIAMQNEIEKLRSERDSIAAELESTLQMVTERSEELQALQNELSIAQQKVSEEHSQWQEAKSEVEQLHLETERLQREKESCMVDFEKSKQDYTQLESQLKQLETQNKELLVKTEFTDKASDHKQSVPSENSNVTREQQSPFKEGAFQSLLSEKEALISALEQQLQRQIHLHEVEMEKMRMEVSERQQKPADIGDNKTVDQLTKKLQAALISRKELLKENRAFTEEIQKLQSKNDHVQSDLSSLESVVSDLRQQKNKLESNISKLSAEKQNLARDVERILSDNHNLSAACESLKLTIENITQQKQAFSCQLESLKDSQTEELSEWKSKHADLKQEYESLLQAYENVSSEMDKMRQLLEGAKRERQEALVKSHKYESERDILDKQIAELEEENDKMKEKMRKFAKVKQQKIEELEAENEKIRKDLLSFDDKQKCTVNELTLRNSRLESEIKSLQELSEELRGQMCELQQENQILAKELKETSLSLEKWHKESEFNESGLQVKLREALSLNENFAAQIETQKTDLAVHIEMIALLEKEKSNHKREICERDKILSDLKQVIEKNTQETINLSEKVKILDDDKCMLQEELENVQETSDKVKNENEYLETVLLKNSERIDELTEALNVLQTQKLQLSAQLLEVKEDKAKVCQEKEQLHLKLVKEFEEKLKVLQRGTEGSKNMKKELQELLKEKHQELNQLQQDCIKYQELILNLERSLKHSETQQQQVQKELRDMTDKVTDLQKENGSLEKELKTHKNLLNETRKELSRVTSEKDVLEQKLAEGQERSEFESAEKEKSLEKMAEQQQALLKEQRSELQKQINDLQEQNNRETQVIMSLHKQAESKDLQLKTLQREAETNSAKLAVLSVDPNTGNAAEQWDNVFKKVLHDKDSQLLEQSLVITQLSEDNREKVRVLNDMQITNRKLERTLNEYSVAAAAHQRQLFVMRASNTELHQNLEILTKRSAEQSALIERLVNDKSTLVKQVEEQKYSISQVKSSLEHSSKMLADKESELLVVQAQYSKLLVDLERQEAISLHLKSLIQSKDSEISSLLSSKDGQLSGYLEQLQANHRAQLAGYEDRLTALYTKQESSEKEAKALESKVRSLQVRSDRCAQEKEQMVINIATLRNSVLSLQAEKEHLTSELKQIKEQGKEESAESVTKSLKQEIRTLLHQMDDLNSENAMLKAQLIRYREDLNQVLSLKDNQLKDLLKKQQDSIRNLENQKRTAELHHRDALLEVQKEAEEIKALKEENAKLHSQVQELQDSLSALQKERRETNESKVIADLQQAIAAKASECNELQQKLFAQKVAADDLNRSLKETVKECERKLTEAEDKYNQELNAFEREFNLMRTERETADQRVADLARELMQAEQDLSEAKSQNKNLKSQNESLGKAMAALQNDRDQLIDEFKILRSRYDEELREATASMNKFERQLNDSTSEISALATEKNILVQKLLALESKSPHSKLSALVNDLSQAVSEKEAQLKQASLEKSSFSRQVNSFSKAMVSLQSDRDRLMEELRKAKKEVEYRQQTSAEPLKSVKSEDSNNLSVTVGALQTEKDGLLKEVGNLRSQNAELVELKQKYDDQQRALQQAHAYKQQCEKDVLGYQAELAELRSEKSRLLSECQALRESSKETSFVSGKGTSSEQVAQLQSHLQRCLVEIQQRDIGFQQLNIKLQQAVEEKAAVSAQLRAVSQTLRETQLSLSELQNRYYWIANQQQIQHSPAQGSVCAEVAPGAPQEISSAASDLDGLDIRELKSRLAEAELQLDSTQQNVSQLNDRLEEERVRRQAAEEALGLAEQRFKSMEPSPSRSSQRDFSIQLDTEEEWEALILDPKQHVLMRTMKSGVHSCRRWLRGRNLYCSKMLTSRAKSRYFFLIYLLALHILVFMCFTGVL